A region of Mycobacteriales bacterium DNA encodes the following proteins:
- the sigH gene encoding RNA polymerase sporulation sigma factor SigH, which translates to MRRHRDHLDDEVRTDDELVLAARAGDDVALAELLTKYRNFARVKARSYFLVGADREDIVQEGMIGLYKAIRDFNTEMQTSFRAFAELCVTRQIITAIKTATRQKHTPLNSYVSFNRPVVSDEDGDRTLGDVIPTVAITDPADLVISSERIRALQRHFDEVLSDLECEVLRLYVEGKSYQEIAESLNRHVKSIDNALQRIKRKLDMHLRAREIADVS; encoded by the coding sequence GTGCGACGTCACCGCGACCACCTCGACGACGAGGTGCGTACCGACGACGAGCTGGTGCTCGCTGCCCGCGCCGGCGACGACGTCGCGCTCGCGGAGCTGCTGACGAAGTACCGCAACTTCGCTCGCGTCAAGGCCCGCTCGTACTTCCTCGTCGGCGCCGACCGCGAGGACATCGTGCAGGAAGGCATGATCGGCCTCTACAAGGCGATCCGGGACTTCAACACCGAGATGCAGACGTCGTTCCGCGCGTTCGCGGAGCTCTGCGTCACCCGCCAGATCATCACCGCGATCAAGACCGCGACCCGGCAGAAGCACACGCCCCTCAACTCGTACGTCTCGTTCAACCGGCCGGTCGTCTCCGACGAGGACGGCGACCGCACCCTCGGCGACGTCATCCCGACCGTCGCCATCACCGACCCGGCCGACCTCGTCATCTCCTCCGAGCGGATCCGCGCGCTCCAGCGCCACTTCGACGAGGTGCTCTCCGACCTCGAGTGCGAGGTGCTGCGCCTGTACGTCGAGGGGAAGTCGTACCAGGAGATCGCCGAGTCGCTGAACCGGCACGTCAAGTCGATCGACAACGCCCTGCAGCGCATCAAGCGCAAGCTCGACATGCACCTGCGCGCCCGAGAGATCGCCGACGTCTCCTAA